One region of Streptococcus salivarius genomic DNA includes:
- a CDS encoding DNA internalization-related competence protein ComEC/Rec2: MWLKKAPINLFSLALLIAALYFTIFNTNVYAIGVLSFLLGCFLKHHWKNKVALKLVGLVGSFFLVYFLFLHHRATIQDKQAPTEINQVTLVADTLSVNGEQLSAIGKAKGQTYQVFYRLKSEKEQHFFKTTSQTLVLKGKIKLSLAIGQRNFQGFNYQSYLASQGIYRMAQIERLDHVVPQKSLSPLAFFHQLRRRALVHIQTHFPSPMRHYMTGLLFGYLGKEFDEQSQLYTSLGIIHLFALSGMQVGFFLGWFRYGLLRLGLPKDYLFIILLPFSLCYGLMTGWTASVLRSLIQSLLAEFGIKKLDNMGITLLLLFLFLPHFLLTVGGVLSCSYAFLLCLFDFEEMSSLKKSICTSLVLSLGILPFLTFYYGTFQPVSLILTAMFSIVFDSFLLPVLTVFFALSGLVIFSQINPLFEWMEAFLTWIQSWIGQPLILGKPSLFQFGLMIAVLVMLFDFWKKPQFRICLLMIFGLLMVWVKHPLTNEVTMVDVGQGDSIFLRSMKGDTILIDVGGKVTFGSKEKWQEASQTSNAEKTLIPYLQARGVSQIDHLVLTHTDTDHIGDLEEVAKRFKIKEICVSQGALTKPSFVKRLRTLKRPVRTLKAGDNLPMMGSKLQVLYPNKVGDGGNNDSIVLYGKLLGSSFLFTGDLEKEGEEELMVSYPNLKASVLKAGHHGSKGSSSEAFLDQLQPSLALVSAGENNRYKHPNDETLERFKERHIKVLRTDQNGAIRFKGWFKWSSETVR, from the coding sequence ATGTGGCTTAAAAAAGCTCCAATCAATCTTTTTTCCTTGGCTCTGTTAATAGCTGCCCTTTATTTTACGATTTTTAACACAAATGTTTATGCTATTGGGGTTTTGTCTTTTCTTTTAGGATGTTTTTTGAAGCATCATTGGAAGAATAAGGTAGCCCTAAAGTTGGTGGGACTTGTAGGTAGTTTCTTTTTGGTCTACTTTTTATTCTTGCACCACAGAGCTACCATACAAGATAAACAAGCTCCTACTGAAATCAATCAGGTGACTCTGGTTGCTGATACGCTGTCGGTTAATGGTGAGCAATTATCAGCTATTGGAAAGGCAAAGGGACAAACTTATCAGGTCTTTTACCGACTCAAATCTGAGAAGGAGCAGCATTTTTTTAAGACTACTAGCCAAACGTTGGTATTAAAAGGGAAAATAAAGTTATCCCTAGCAATTGGTCAACGTAATTTTCAAGGGTTTAATTATCAGTCTTATCTAGCCAGTCAAGGCATTTATCGAATGGCTCAGATTGAACGCTTGGACCATGTGGTGCCTCAAAAATCTCTATCTCCCCTAGCTTTTTTCCATCAACTGAGGAGGAGGGCATTGGTTCATATCCAGACGCACTTTCCTAGTCCTATGAGACACTATATGACAGGTCTGCTCTTTGGGTATTTGGGTAAGGAGTTTGATGAGCAAAGTCAGCTTTACACAAGCTTAGGTATTATTCATCTATTCGCACTTTCGGGGATGCAAGTGGGCTTTTTTCTGGGATGGTTTCGCTATGGACTCCTACGCTTGGGCCTTCCTAAAGATTATCTATTTATTATCTTGCTGCCTTTTTCCTTGTGTTATGGCTTAATGACAGGTTGGACAGCTTCAGTCCTACGTTCCCTGATTCAAAGTTTGTTAGCGGAGTTTGGTATTAAAAAACTGGATAATATGGGGATAACTTTGCTTCTATTGTTTCTCTTTTTACCTCATTTTCTTTTGACAGTGGGAGGTGTTTTAAGTTGTTCCTATGCCTTTTTGTTGTGTTTGTTTGATTTTGAGGAGATGTCATCTCTTAAAAAGTCAATCTGTACGAGCTTAGTGTTGAGTCTTGGGATTTTGCCTTTTCTAACTTTCTATTATGGGACCTTTCAACCGGTGAGTTTAATTCTGACGGCGATGTTTTCGATAGTATTTGATAGCTTTCTCTTGCCTGTATTGACAGTCTTCTTTGCTCTTTCAGGACTGGTAATCTTTTCTCAAATCAACCCACTTTTTGAATGGATGGAGGCCTTTTTGACTTGGATACAATCCTGGATAGGCCAGCCTTTGATTTTAGGGAAACCTAGTTTGTTTCAGTTTGGCTTGATGATAGCTGTCTTGGTTATGCTCTTTGATTTTTGGAAAAAGCCTCAGTTTAGGATTTGCCTTTTGATGATTTTTGGTCTTTTGATGGTCTGGGTCAAACATCCTTTAACCAATGAGGTGACTATGGTTGACGTTGGTCAGGGAGATAGTATTTTTCTGAGGAGTATGAAAGGCGATACCATCCTAATTGATGTGGGTGGCAAGGTGACTTTCGGGTCAAAGGAAAAATGGCAAGAGGCTAGCCAGACGAGCAATGCGGAGAAAACCTTGATTCCCTACCTACAGGCTAGGGGAGTGTCTCAAATTGACCATCTGGTCCTGACTCATACGGATACAGACCATATTGGTGATTTGGAAGAAGTAGCCAAGCGGTTTAAGATTAAGGAAATCTGTGTCAGTCAAGGAGCTTTGACTAAGCCTAGTTTTGTGAAACGACTTCGAACTTTAAAACGCCCAGTTCGCACTCTAAAGGCTGGAGACAACTTACCCATGATGGGAAGTAAGCTACAGGTTCTTTATCCAAATAAAGTTGGTGATGGTGGTAACAACGATTCGATAGTTCTTTACGGAAAACTATTAGGAAGTAGTTTTTTGTTTACGGGTGATCTAGAAAAAGAAGGAGAGGAGGAACTGATGGTCAGCTATCCTAATTTAAAGGCTAGTGTCCTCAAAGCCGGACACCACGGTTCAAAAGGGTCATCGTCTGAAGCGTTTTTGGACCAGTTGCAGCCCTCCCTTGCCCTTGTTTCAGCTGGTGAGAATAATCGTTATAAACATCCAAATGATGAAACTTTGGAGCGTTTCAAGGAACGTCACATTAAGGTTTTACGAACAGACCAGAACGGTGCTATCCGTTTTAAGGGGTGGTTTAAGTGGTCAAGTGAAACTGTCCGATAA
- a CDS encoding diacylglycerol kinase → MKQKRARLIYNPTSGQEIMKKNVAEVLDILEGAGFEASAFQTTPDENSAKNEATRAAKAGFDLVIAAGGDGTINEVVSGIAPLKNRPQMAVIPTGTTNDFARALKIPRGNPVEAAKVIAKNQTLQMDIGRAYADKYFINIAAAGSFTELTYSVPSRLKTVLGYLAYLVKGAELLPQVKKVPVRITHDEGVFEGGLSMIFVALTNSVGGFETIAPDAKLDDGKFTLIMVKTANLFELVDLIRQVLQGGKHIYDKRISYIKTSSLYIEPQGKDRMMINLDGEYGGDAPIQLQNLKNHIEFYANIDEISDDAITLPDTDELALEAIAQKFSTEAEKIEND, encoded by the coding sequence ATGAAACAAAAACGTGCCCGCTTAATTTATAATCCAACATCTGGACAAGAAATTATGAAAAAAAATGTTGCCGAGGTCTTGGATATTCTGGAAGGTGCTGGCTTTGAAGCGTCAGCCTTTCAAACAACACCAGATGAGAACTCAGCAAAAAATGAGGCCACTCGTGCGGCTAAAGCAGGCTTTGACTTAGTCATTGCTGCAGGTGGCGATGGAACAATCAATGAGGTTGTTTCTGGGATTGCCCCACTCAAAAATCGCCCACAAATGGCGGTTATTCCAACGGGGACAACAAATGACTTTGCACGCGCTTTAAAGATTCCAAGAGGAAATCCTGTTGAAGCAGCCAAGGTTATTGCTAAAAATCAAACCCTTCAAATGGATATTGGTCGTGCCTATGCTGATAAATACTTCATCAATATTGCAGCTGCGGGTTCCTTTACGGAACTAACTTATAGTGTGCCTAGTCGCTTAAAGACAGTCCTTGGTTATTTGGCCTACCTTGTTAAGGGGGCAGAGTTGTTGCCACAAGTTAAGAAGGTTCCTGTCCGCATTACGCATGATGAGGGTGTCTTTGAAGGTGGCCTTTCCATGATTTTCGTTGCCTTGACCAATTCAGTTGGTGGCTTTGAAACGATTGCCCCAGATGCTAAACTGGATGATGGTAAATTTACACTAATCATGGTTAAGACAGCAAACCTCTTTGAATTGGTAGACCTTATTCGTCAGGTTCTCCAAGGTGGTAAACACATCTACGACAAGAGAATTTCCTATATCAAAACGAGTTCGCTGTATATTGAGCCTCAGGGGAAAGATCGTATGATGATTAACCTAGATGGTGAATACGGTGGTGATGCACCTATCCAGCTTCAAAACCTTAAAAATCACATTGAATTCTATGCTAATATTGATGAGATTTCAGATGATGCCATCACTCTTCCAGATACAGACGAATTGGCCCTCGAAGCCATCGCACAAAAATTCAGTACAGAAGCTGAAAAAATCGAGAATGACTAA
- a CDS encoding methionyl aminopeptidase, whose product MITLKSAREIEAMDRAGDFLASIHIGLRDLLKPGVDMWEVEEYVRRRCKEENVLPLQIGVEGSIMDYPYATCCGLNDEVAHAFPRHYILKDGDLLKVDMVLSEPIDKSVLDVSKLNFDNVAQVKKYTESYSGGLADSCWAYAIGTPSDEVKKLMEVTREAMYLGIEQAVVGNRIGDIGAAIQEYAESRGYGVVRDLVGHGVGPTMHEEPMVPNYGVAGRGLRLKEGMVLTIEPMINTGTWEIDTDLETGWAHKTLDGGLSCQYEHQFVITKDGPVILTSQGEERTY is encoded by the coding sequence ATGATTACATTAAAATCAGCACGTGAAATTGAAGCAATGGATAGGGCAGGGGATTTTCTTGCTAGCATTCACATTGGTCTACGTGACCTCTTGAAACCAGGAGTGGATATGTGGGAAGTAGAAGAGTATGTACGTCGTCGTTGTAAAGAAGAAAATGTTCTTCCCCTTCAGATTGGAGTTGAGGGAAGCATTATGGATTACCCTTATGCAACATGCTGTGGCCTTAATGACGAAGTGGCACATGCCTTTCCACGTCACTATATTTTGAAAGATGGTGACCTCTTGAAAGTTGATATGGTCTTGTCAGAACCTATCGATAAGTCAGTCCTTGATGTGTCAAAATTGAACTTTGACAATGTTGCTCAGGTTAAAAAATACACGGAATCATATTCTGGCGGTTTGGCTGACTCATGTTGGGCTTATGCGATTGGAACGCCATCTGACGAAGTGAAAAAACTTATGGAAGTAACACGTGAGGCTATGTACCTTGGTATTGAACAAGCGGTTGTCGGTAACCGTATCGGTGATATCGGGGCAGCTATCCAAGAATACGCTGAAAGTCGTGGTTACGGTGTTGTTCGTGATTTGGTTGGACACGGAGTTGGGCCAACAATGCACGAAGAACCAATGGTGCCAAACTATGGGGTGGCTGGACGAGGTCTCCGTCTCAAAGAAGGAATGGTTTTGACTATCGAGCCAATGATTAACACTGGTACTTGGGAAATTGATACGGACCTTGAAACGGGTTGGGCTCACAAAACTCTTGACGGTGGACTTTCTTGTCAATATGAACACCAATTTGTTATTACTAAGGATGGTCCAGTAATTTTGACTTCTCAAGGCGAAGAAAGAACTTACTAA
- a CDS encoding UDP-N-acetylglucosamine 1-carboxyvinyltransferase: MRKIIINGGKKLQGEVTVSGAKNSVVALIPAIILSDGVVTLDGVPAISDVDNLIEIIEVMGGSVKRDGETLEIDPRGVKDMPMPFGKINSLRASYYFYGSLLGRYGQATVGLPGGCDLGPRPIDLHLKAFEAMGASISYEAESMRIATDAGQRIQGAHIYMDTVSVGATINTMLAAAKADGRTVIENAAREPEIIDVATLLNNMGARVRGAGTEVITIDGVESLHGTRHQVIPDRIEAGSYIAMAAAIGKGIKVKNVLYEHLESFIAKLEAMGVRMTVEEDAIFVEEQGDLKPVDIKTSPYPGFATDLQQPMTPLLLKASGRGKIIDTIYEKRVNHVPELARMGADIQVLGGQIVYNGPTQLSGAPVKASDLRAGAALVTAGLMAEGQTEITNIEFILRGYSNIIEKLSDLGADIRLIED, from the coding sequence ATGCGTAAAATTATCATCAATGGTGGTAAGAAACTTCAGGGAGAAGTTACAGTATCAGGGGCTAAAAATTCAGTTGTTGCATTGATTCCGGCCATCATTTTATCTGATGGAGTGGTTACTCTTGATGGGGTGCCAGCAATCAGCGACGTCGATAACCTCATTGAAATTATAGAAGTAATGGGTGGTTCTGTTAAGCGTGATGGCGAAACACTTGAAATCGACCCACGAGGCGTTAAGGATATGCCAATGCCATTTGGTAAGATTAACAGCCTTCGTGCTTCTTACTATTTCTACGGTAGCTTGCTTGGACGTTACGGTCAAGCAACAGTAGGTTTGCCTGGTGGCTGTGATTTGGGACCACGTCCTATTGACCTTCACCTTAAGGCGTTTGAAGCGATGGGTGCAAGCATTTCCTATGAAGCAGAGTCTATGCGTATTGCGACTGATGCTGGTCAACGCATTCAGGGTGCTCATATTTACATGGATACGGTCAGTGTTGGAGCGACCATCAATACCATGTTGGCAGCGGCTAAGGCTGACGGTCGTACGGTCATTGAAAATGCAGCGCGTGAACCTGAGATTATTGATGTGGCAACACTTTTGAATAATATGGGTGCGCGAGTACGTGGTGCTGGTACAGAAGTGATCACCATTGACGGTGTAGAAAGCTTACATGGCACTCGTCACCAGGTTATTCCAGACCGTATTGAAGCGGGTTCCTATATTGCTATGGCCGCGGCTATCGGTAAGGGAATTAAGGTTAAAAATGTTCTTTATGAACACCTTGAAAGTTTTATTGCTAAACTTGAAGCAATGGGTGTTCGTATGACAGTTGAAGAAGATGCCATCTTTGTTGAAGAGCAAGGTGATTTAAAACCTGTTGACATTAAGACATCGCCTTATCCAGGTTTTGCGACGGATTTACAACAACCGATGACACCTTTGTTACTGAAAGCAAGTGGTCGAGGAAAAATTATTGATACGATTTATGAGAAGCGTGTGAACCACGTTCCTGAATTGGCTCGTATGGGTGCTGATATTCAGGTACTCGGTGGACAAATTGTTTACAATGGTCCAACGCAACTCTCAGGTGCGCCAGTAAAAGCCAGTGATTTGCGTGCAGGTGCTGCGCTTGTTACAGCGGGTCTTATGGCAGAAGGTCAAACTGAAATTACCAATATTGAGTTTATCCTTCGCGGGTATTCAAATATCATTGAGAAACTTTCTGACCTTGGTGCAGATATTCGTTTGATTGAAGATTAA
- a CDS encoding YihY/virulence factor BrkB family protein, translating into MKRQGLMARLLDKLQWRPLQVYLRHYRSAEIDISTIAVAYYLILTIFPLIVIAANVFPYLNIDTTDLLKFMNEHLPKQFYAPAANVVQDIFSTPSGQLLGVASLTGFWTMIKSLSSLQKAINKVYGASEHRDVFISHIIGGFMSLVILFLLTFALMLSTIIQSVLRVINQTYPIGSKMTQLILNSIQPLSIAVVFLGMMVLYFVLPNVKIRKIRYVMPGTIFTTLVIGYLSNLFGTYVIRTLSRLVDIKLFGSIMIFVFMLWFIFLARILILGAVFNATYQELRQGELKSRRGDVITIIQSFSGDGSDSKKHKKDEDDS; encoded by the coding sequence ATGAAACGACAAGGCTTAATGGCCCGTCTCTTGGATAAACTCCAGTGGCGCCCTTTGCAGGTTTATCTTAGGCATTATCGTAGTGCAGAGATAGACATTTCAACTATCGCAGTGGCTTACTATCTCATTTTGACGATTTTTCCGCTCATTGTCATTGCGGCCAATGTCTTTCCCTATTTGAATATTGATACGACAGATCTCTTGAAGTTTATGAATGAGCACCTTCCTAAGCAGTTTTATGCACCTGCAGCCAACGTTGTTCAGGATATCTTCTCGACACCTTCTGGACAGTTGCTAGGAGTTGCCTCTTTGACGGGATTCTGGACAATGATTAAGTCCTTGTCTTCACTTCAAAAGGCGATTAACAAGGTATATGGTGCTTCAGAACACCGTGATGTCTTTATTAGTCACATTATCGGTGGTTTCATGAGTCTGGTAATCTTATTCCTGCTCACCTTTGCACTAATGCTGTCCACAATTATTCAGTCGGTCCTTCGAGTTATCAATCAGACCTATCCTATTGGTTCCAAGATGACCCAGCTTATTTTAAATAGTATTCAGCCTCTAAGTATTGCAGTTGTCTTCCTGGGAATGATGGTGCTTTATTTCGTGCTTCCAAATGTGAAGATTCGAAAAATCCGCTATGTTATGCCAGGAACAATATTTACGACTTTAGTGATTGGCTATTTAAGTAACTTGTTTGGAACCTACGTGATTCGTACCTTGAGTCGATTGGTTGACATCAAGTTATTTGGATCCATTATGATTTTCGTCTTCATGCTTTGGTTCATCTTTTTGGCCAGGATTTTGATTTTGGGTGCCGTCTTTAATGCGACCTATCAAGAACTTAGACAAGGTGAACTAAAAAGTAGAAGAGGAGATGTGATTACTATTATTCAGAGCTTTTCTGGAGATGGTAGTGACAGCAAAAAACATAAAAAAGATGAGGATGATTCCTAG
- a CDS encoding QueT transporter family protein yields the protein MKKQTVRDLTHIAIVAALYVVLTVVPPFNLISYGPYQFRIAEMFNLLGFYNRKYIIAVTLGCVIANFFSFNMIDVVVGSLSTLVFVGSGVYFFDRFKNQDILGGLFDKAHVFFAFYFSFFMVTIAAELTLVTQAPFWATWFTVAMGELASLLVGAILIKKLAKVIDFVS from the coding sequence ATGAAAAAACAAACTGTTCGTGATTTAACACATATTGCTATTGTGGCGGCCCTTTATGTAGTCTTGACTGTTGTGCCACCTTTTAACTTAATTTCCTACGGTCCCTACCAGTTCCGAATTGCAGAAATGTTCAATCTTTTAGGATTTTATAATCGCAAGTATATCATTGCCGTTACTTTGGGCTGTGTGATTGCTAATTTCTTTAGCTTTAACATGATTGATGTGGTTGTTGGAAGCCTATCAACATTGGTCTTTGTCGGTTCAGGTGTTTATTTCTTTGACCGTTTTAAAAACCAAGACATTTTGGGTGGCCTTTTTGACAAGGCTCATGTTTTCTTTGCCTTTTACTTTTCATTCTTCATGGTGACGATTGCGGCTGAGTTGACTCTAGTTACTCAAGCACCATTTTGGGCAACTTGGTTCACTGTTGCTATGGGAGAATTGGCATCACTCTTGGTTGGTGCAATTCTTATTAAGAAATTGGCCAAAGTCATTGATTTTGTTTCCTAA
- the spxR gene encoding CBS-HotDog domain-containing transcription factor SpxR yields the protein MSKHQEILDYLEALPIGKRVSVRSISNHLQVSDGTAYRAIKEAENRGLVETRPRSGTVRIEKKVQVRLDRLTFAEIAEITESEVISGHEGLERVFSKFYIGAMTIENITRYLTKGDLLIVGDREDIQLLALEHNNAILVTGGFQVSDRVKELSRLKQFPVMVTTYDTFTVATMINQALSNVRIKTDIKTVAQVYTRREDYNYMTPEMTVRDFQNLVKRTNLVRFPILSESEKVIGIVTMRDVSNQQPTTMLKAIMTKPTVTRLETSLATVAQKMIFEDFDIIPVVDEEKHYLGVITRRQVLEELQDNNRGNLHTFSDQMIANLNQDKHAFSFEVEPTMIDNSGNLTQGVLAEMVKEVVYRIMEKQEQNGLVIEEMMFYFLQAAQIDDKVTITPSIIAETRRRAHLDLMVTHGNHTVCKSVVVVKKT from the coding sequence GTGAGTAAACACCAAGAAATTCTGGATTATCTAGAGGCTTTGCCTATTGGTAAGCGTGTTAGTGTGCGTAGTATTTCTAACCACTTGCAGGTTTCTGATGGGACTGCTTACCGAGCGATTAAAGAAGCTGAAAATCGAGGGCTGGTTGAGACCCGTCCTCGGAGTGGAACGGTTCGAATTGAAAAGAAAGTCCAAGTTCGCCTTGACAGGCTGACCTTTGCGGAGATTGCAGAGATTACAGAGTCTGAGGTTATCTCTGGTCATGAAGGTCTGGAACGTGTCTTCAGTAAGTTCTATATTGGAGCCATGACTATTGAGAATATCACCCGTTATCTAACCAAGGGAGATCTTCTTATTGTTGGGGACCGTGAGGATATTCAATTGCTTGCTCTAGAACACAATAATGCTATTCTAGTGACGGGGGGCTTTCAGGTTTCCGATAGGGTAAAAGAGCTTTCTCGTTTGAAGCAATTTCCAGTTATGGTAACAACTTACGATACCTTTACCGTGGCAACCATGATTAACCAGGCGCTTTCGAATGTCCGTATCAAAACAGATATCAAGACTGTAGCTCAAGTCTATACCAGACGAGAAGACTACAATTACATGACTCCAGAAATGACGGTCAGAGATTTTCAGAATTTGGTTAAACGGACCAACTTGGTACGTTTTCCAATTCTATCTGAGTCTGAAAAAGTGATTGGTATTGTGACCATGCGGGATGTGTCTAATCAGCAACCAACGACCATGCTTAAGGCAATCATGACCAAGCCGACGGTGACACGACTTGAGACTAGTCTGGCAACTGTTGCCCAAAAGATGATTTTTGAAGACTTTGATATCATTCCTGTTGTGGATGAAGAAAAACACTATCTAGGTGTTATCACCCGTCGTCAGGTTTTGGAAGAACTTCAGGACAATAATCGTGGCAACTTGCACACCTTTAGTGATCAAATGATAGCTAACCTAAACCAGGACAAGCATGCTTTCAGCTTTGAGGTAGAGCCCACTATGATTGACAATTCTGGAAACCTCACTCAGGGTGTTCTTGCAGAGATGGTTAAAGAGGTTGTCTATCGTATCATGGAAAAGCAGGAGCAAAATGGTCTTGTGATTGAAGAAATGATGTTTTACTTTCTTCAGGCGGCTCAGATTGATGACAAGGTGACGATTACACCAAGTATTATCGCTGAGACCAGACGTAGAGCTCATCTGGACCTTATGGTTACTCACGGGAATCATACCGTCTGCAAATCAGTTGTTGTGGTTAAGAAAACTTAG
- the ligA gene encoding NAD-dependent DNA ligase LigA → MEKRMKELVAKLNQYAKEYYTEDNPSVSDADYDKLYRELVALEAEYPEYVQADSPTHRVGGLVLDGFEKYQHEYPLYSLQDAFSREELDAFDQRVKAEFPNADYMAELKIDGLSISLTYVDGVLQVGATRGDGSVGENITENVKRISDIPLKLDQPLNITVRGECYLPRAEFERINIQRQENGEAEFANPRNAAAGTLRQLDTKVVAERRLATFLYQEASPTERLTQNDVLNEVAELGFSVNPRRIVTSSMDEIWDFIQAVGQDRDDLAYDIDGVVIKVNSLAMQEELGFTVKAPRWAIAYKFPAEEKEAELLSVDWQVGRTGVVTPTANLTPVQLAGTTVSRATLHNVDYIAEKDIRIGDTVIVYKAGDIIPAVLRVVESKRTTQEPMEVPTQCPSCGSGLLHFEDEVALRCINPSCPAQIKEGLIYFASRDAMNIAGMGPSVVEKLFKAELVKDVADIYGLNSQDFLQLEGFKEKSAEKLYASIQASKDNSAEKLLYGLGIRHVGAKVSKQLLEAFGSIQELASADVEAIAAVDGLGEVIAKSIQRYFAKEEAQVLMKELETYGVNLSYLGQKVADDAILSGKTVVLTGKLERLKRSEAKAKLEALGAKVTGSVSKKTDLVVAGSDAGSKLEKAQSLGIDVKDEAWLLDL, encoded by the coding sequence ATGGAAAAACGAATGAAAGAGCTGGTTGCTAAACTTAACCAGTATGCAAAAGAGTATTATACGGAAGATAATCCATCGGTGTCAGACGCGGACTACGATAAGCTCTATCGTGAGCTTGTAGCTTTGGAGGCTGAGTACCCTGAATATGTTCAAGCAGATAGTCCTACGCATCGTGTGGGAGGTCTGGTCCTTGATGGTTTTGAAAAATATCAACATGAGTATCCGCTTTATAGTTTGCAGGATGCTTTTTCACGAGAAGAACTAGATGCCTTTGATCAGAGAGTGAAGGCTGAATTTCCTAATGCTGATTATATGGCTGAACTCAAAATTGATGGTCTCTCTATCTCGCTAACCTATGTGGATGGTGTTCTCCAGGTAGGTGCGACACGTGGTGATGGTTCTGTCGGTGAAAATATCACTGAAAATGTCAAGCGTATCTCTGACATTCCTCTCAAGTTGGACCAACCGCTTAATATTACCGTTCGTGGAGAGTGTTACCTGCCACGGGCTGAGTTTGAACGCATCAATATCCAGCGTCAGGAGAATGGTGAAGCCGAATTTGCCAATCCACGTAATGCTGCAGCGGGAACCCTTCGTCAGTTGGATACCAAGGTGGTTGCCGAGCGTCGTTTGGCGACTTTCCTTTATCAGGAAGCGAGTCCAACGGAGCGTCTTACACAAAATGATGTCCTGAATGAAGTGGCAGAACTAGGTTTCTCTGTTAATCCACGACGTATTGTCACATCATCGATGGATGAGATTTGGGACTTTATTCAAGCTGTTGGACAGGATCGCGATGACTTGGCTTATGATATTGATGGTGTTGTTATCAAAGTCAATAGTTTGGCTATGCAAGAAGAGCTAGGTTTTACAGTTAAGGCACCACGTTGGGCCATTGCTTATAAATTCCCTGCTGAGGAAAAGGAAGCAGAACTTCTCTCAGTGGACTGGCAGGTAGGTCGTACGGGTGTAGTAACGCCGACTGCTAATTTAACTCCAGTGCAATTAGCAGGGACAACGGTTAGTCGTGCTACCCTTCATAATGTGGATTATATTGCTGAAAAAGACATTCGTATCGGGGATACCGTTATTGTCTACAAAGCTGGTGATATTATCCCTGCAGTACTTCGAGTAGTAGAAAGTAAGCGTACAACGCAAGAACCGATGGAAGTACCGACGCAATGTCCATCTTGTGGTAGTGGCCTCTTACATTTTGAAGATGAAGTTGCCCTACGTTGTATTAATCCTTCTTGTCCTGCTCAGATTAAGGAAGGCCTCATCTATTTTGCCTCTCGTGATGCCATGAACATCGCAGGTATGGGACCTTCAGTGGTTGAAAAGCTCTTTAAAGCTGAATTGGTTAAAGATGTAGCTGATATCTATGGCTTGAACAGTCAAGATTTCCTCCAATTGGAAGGTTTCAAGGAAAAGTCTGCTGAAAAACTTTATGCATCCATTCAAGCCTCAAAAGATAATTCTGCAGAGAAATTGCTCTATGGTTTGGGTATTCGTCATGTCGGTGCCAAAGTTAGTAAGCAGTTGCTAGAAGCATTTGGAAGTATACAAGAGTTAGCAAGTGCAGATGTCGAGGCAATTGCTGCTGTAGATGGTTTAGGAGAGGTTATTGCCAAATCCATCCAGCGCTATTTTGCCAAGGAAGAAGCTCAAGTTCTCATGAAAGAACTGGAGACTTATGGGGTTAATTTGTCCTACCTTGGGCAAAAGGTAGCAGATGATGCCATCCTATCTGGTAAGACAGTTGTTTTGACAGGAAAATTGGAGCGTCTTAAACGTAGTGAAGCAAAGGCAAAACTTGAAGCTCTGGGTGCTAAGGTGACAGGTTCTGTCTCTAAGAAAACAGATTTAGTAGTTGCTGGTAGTGATGCCGGAAGTAAGTTGGAAAAAGCACAAAGCCTAGGAATTGACGTAAAAGATGAGGCTTGGTTGCTGGATTTATAG
- a CDS encoding GNAT family N-acetyltransferase yields MDIWTSLGAFAFFESERLSFRPLIFLDRFDLHEIVSNPQNLQFFFPATQTQHETDCLLVHYFMKEPLGVWAIVDKELDKMIGVVRFEKIDVQKRTAELGYFLNASYWGRGLMTEAVTCLSDLALTAMGMDRIILIAHLENKASIRVAEKSGFKLVSRFKGADRYTRTMRDYLRFEKEENCE; encoded by the coding sequence ATGGATATTTGGACTAGTCTGGGTGCTTTTGCCTTTTTTGAGTCGGAGCGCCTTTCTTTTAGACCACTCATCTTTTTGGATCGTTTTGATTTACACGAAATTGTATCAAATCCTCAGAATCTACAATTTTTCTTTCCTGCCACTCAAACACAGCATGAAACGGATTGCCTTTTGGTTCATTATTTCATGAAGGAGCCTCTAGGTGTATGGGCGATTGTAGATAAAGAGTTAGATAAGATGATTGGCGTCGTTCGTTTTGAAAAGATTGATGTCCAGAAACGGACTGCAGAGCTTGGCTATTTTCTGAATGCCTCTTACTGGGGGAGAGGTCTAATGACTGAGGCGGTTACCTGTCTGTCAGATTTGGCTTTGACAGCTATGGGAATGGACCGTATTATTCTTATTGCCCATTTGGAAAATAAGGCATCTATTCGTGTAGCAGAAAAGTCTGGCTTTAAACTTGTATCTCGCTTTAAAGGAGCAGACCGCTACACCCGTACCATGCGTGATTATCTCCGCTTTGAGAAGGAGGAGAACTGTGAGTAA